The Microbacterium horticulturae region CTGGATGCCGAGCACCAGGCGCTGACGCTGGCCGAGGCATTGGGCGCGTACACGGCGGGCTCGACGTCGCTGGTGCTCGGGCGCTCGGGCCGGTTGCAAGTGGGGGAGCGAGCGGATGTCGCGGTCGCGACGGCCGACCCGTTCGCGCTGCCCACCGAGGCGCTCGCCTCCGTGCGCACGGCCGTCACTGTCGTGGCGGGCGAGGTGGTGTTCGCGGCCGCCCCGTGACGCGTGGGTGGACGCGATGTCACGCTCGGGGCGGCGTCGTGTGGGATCACGTCCACTCTGCTCCGGATCGGGATGTGGCCGCCCGCAGAACTGTCGTTCCTGCGCGCTTTCGCGCCCCCGAACTGCACAATAGCGACCACTCTGTGTGCGCCGCATCGCGGCATCCCGCCCCCTCCACTCGCTGAGAGTGCAGCTGGTCGCCGAGAGGTAGGGAACCACCCACGCTCTCGTCCACCCGCTGCACTCTCACTGTCAGGGGACGGCGAGGGGGAGCCGGCGGTGTCGGCGGCCGGTGCCAGGATGGGACGGATGCCGCGGGCCGCCGCGGCGGGAGAGGATGCGCGATGCGCGCGGTGCGGTTCGACGAGTACGGTTCCGAAGACGTTCTGAAGGTGGTCGACGTCGCCGATCCGCAGGCGGGGCCCGGCCAGGTCGTCGTCGCGGTACGCGCGGCGGGTATCAATCCGGGCGAGGTGGGCATCCGCACTGGGGCGATGCGGGAGCGGTGGCCGGCGCACTTCCCTGAGGGCGAGGGCAGCGACTTCGCCGGCGTCGTGCGCTCGGTCGGCGAGGGCGTGACGGCGTTCGCGCCGGGCGATGAGGTGATCGGCTACACCGACGAGCGCGCGAGCCATGCCGAGCAGGTCGCCGTGCCGGCCGAGCAGCTCACGCCGAAGCCGCAGGCCGTGCCGTGGGACGTCGCCGGAACGCTGTATGTCGCTCCGACCGCCGGGCATGCCCTGGTGGATGCCGCGGCCGTCGTCCCCGGCGACGTCGTGGTCGTCGCGGGCGCGGCAGGCGGTGTCGGCTCGGTCGCCGCGCAGTGGGCGCGCCGTGCGGGCGCGACCGTGGTCGGGCTCGCGAGCCCCGACAACCACGCGTGGTTGCAGTCGCGCGGCGTGCTCCCGGTCGACTATCACGGCGACGATCTGGCCGCACGCATCCGCGAGGCTGCCGGCGCCCCGGTGACGGTGCTGCTCGATGCCTTCGGCGCACCCTACCCGCAGCTCGGTGTCGAGCTCGGCGTGGATCCTTCGCGCATTGCGACGGTCGCCGACTTCGGGGCCGGGGCGTTGGGTGCTCAGATCGTGCTCCACCATGCGACGGCGGACGCGGCGATGCTCGCCGAGCTCGCCGAGGCGGTGGCAGACGGCTCGCTCGAGATCCCGATCCACGCGACGTTTTCGCTGGACGAGGTAAGCGACGCGTACCGGCTGCTCGCCGACCGGCACACACGGGGCAAGATCGTGCTCATTCCCTGAGCAGGCCGGCGGGCCGCGGCATCCGGCCCGTCCGTTCGCGCCTGACGCGGCATTCGGTCCGCGCCTTCCGCCCGCGCGGCCCGCGGCATCCGGCCCGTCCGTTCGCGCCTGACGCGGCACGCGGCCCGCGACCCGCGGCATCCCGCCCCGCGGATCGTGGCGTGCGGTCGGGGCCCGTCGCATTTCGCTCCCGCGAAATCAGGTGTTCTGGCGAGAACAGGACGTTTCGCCGCCGAATCTGCCTGATCTCGCGAGATCAGGTGTTTTCGTGGGGCCGACCACGGCGGGCCGCGGCATCCTGGTGCATTTCGACTCGCCCCAGCGGCGCCCGCTCAACGCACAGAACGCCAGGCGCGGTCAAGCCCGGCACACCCGGCGTCGCCGGCCGCCGACCTCAGAGCCGCGTCCAGGCCTCCGTCAGCACGCTCCGCAGGATCTGCTCGATCTCGTCGAATTCGCTCTGTCCGATCGTCAGCGGCGGTGCGAGCTGGATCACGGGGTCGCCGCGGTCGTCGGCGCGGCAGTACAGGCCCGCGTCGAACAGCGCCTTCGAGAGGAACCCGCGCAGCAGCCGCTCGGCCTCGTCGTCGTCGAAGGTCTCTTTCGT contains the following coding sequences:
- a CDS encoding NADP-dependent oxidoreductase, whose product is MRAVRFDEYGSEDVLKVVDVADPQAGPGQVVVAVRAAGINPGEVGIRTGAMRERWPAHFPEGEGSDFAGVVRSVGEGVTAFAPGDEVIGYTDERASHAEQVAVPAEQLTPKPQAVPWDVAGTLYVAPTAGHALVDAAAVVPGDVVVVAGAAGGVGSVAAQWARRAGATVVGLASPDNHAWLQSRGVLPVDYHGDDLAARIREAAGAPVTVLLDAFGAPYPQLGVELGVDPSRIATVADFGAGALGAQIVLHHATADAAMLAELAEAVADGSLEIPIHATFSLDEVSDAYRLLADRHTRGKIVLIP